The following proteins come from a genomic window of Candidatus Francisella endociliophora:
- a CDS encoding YiiX/YebB-like N1pC/P60 family cysteine hydrolase gives MLRKGDIIFIVDNTEKNISELSVGYGGYSYYHCALYIGDGEVIEAVSSHGVIQNSLSKYVNYKMLTGRVDETKDFLDRVVLQAKEFLGYGYNDLFLPFTKNKLYCSELIHEAFNQVSDGEYFAQHKLNYIAPNDLEVSQYWIDFYGKHGLKVPQGKSGSHPNNLSLDEKFIKKVFIS, from the coding sequence ATGCTTAGAAAAGGCGATATTATATTTATAGTTGATAATACTGAGAAAAATATCTCTGAACTGTCTGTAGGTTATGGTGGTTATAGCTATTATCATTGTGCTTTATATATTGGTGATGGTGAAGTTATCGAGGCTGTATCTTCACACGGAGTAATACAAAATAGCTTGTCTAAATATGTTAATTATAAAATGTTAACTGGAAGAGTCGATGAAACAAAAGATTTTTTAGATAGAGTTGTATTACAAGCTAAAGAGTTTTTAGGTTATGGCTATAATGATTTATTCTTACCATTTACTAAAAATAAGCTCTACTGTTCTGAGCTGATACATGAGGCTTTTAACCAAGTAAGTGATGGTGAATATTTTGCACAACATAAACTGAACTATATAGCTCCAAATGATTTGGAAGTTTCTCAGTATTGGATAGATTTTTATGGTAAACATGGTTTAAAAGTGCCTCAAGGAAAATCAGGTTCACATCCAAATAACCTATCTTTAGACGAAAAGTTTATAAAGAAGGTCTTTATTTCTTAA
- a CDS encoding GNAT family N-acetyltransferase codes for MEIRKATPQDFEKMLFIWSECISATCHFLTTSEIKKLEKIFEEKHLVDPEIQYFVQAVDGEVFGFACIKGKDLLFSPVDPRLFGKGLGEKMIEFLFREHGIDTTYVYSSDMHSLAFYTALGFVVEDKIEDIFFDNPYEINKLKLLISPVEAADKIAAKGKTPF; via the coding sequence ATGGAAATAAGAAAAGCGACTCCGCAAGATTTTGAGAAAATGTTATTTATATGGTCAGAGTGTATATCTGCTACGTGTCATTTTCTTACAACATCTGAGATTAAAAAACTTGAAAAAATATTTGAAGAAAAGCATCTGGTAGACCCAGAAATTCAGTATTTTGTTCAAGCTGTGGATGGAGAAGTTTTTGGTTTTGCTTGTATAAAAGGTAAAGATCTTTTATTTTCTCCTGTTGATCCTAGATTATTCGGTAAAGGTTTAGGAGAGAAGATGATTGAATTCTTATTTAGAGAGCATGGAATTGATACAACATATGTTTATAGTTCTGATATGCATTCTCTAGCGTTTTATACTGCACTAGGTTTTGTTGTCGAAGATAAAATTGAGGATATATTCTTTGATAACCCTTATGAAATTAATAAGTTAAAGCTTTTAATTTCTCCAGTTGAGGCAGCAGATAAAATAGCTGCTAAGGGTAAGACACCTTTTTAA
- the tsgA gene encoding MFS transporter TsgA, producing MIQSPIKNSTTLLKNKILITFICYLCYFYTANVVLVTGAVMQPLSEYFGDANIGFAFTFINVAMWFAILFIGLLMNKFSIKKLLIVAVIVGIASALITNISPSILTLKILLTCVGITSGLFMAIASYLIVNIYNHHKVRAMNVIFTDFFFSFGGALIPIFSAYLITQHFQWYTIYLILQITAAIILLLTLLTDFSFVAKNKQESLKLHKPGAMFKEWNFSLYCIAFGAFLFLLAQLTMTSYAQSYFQNILGWGAVDANKPLSYFWTAQCVGLFISPLVTRIIPLKYILPTFMLIGLIALSCILYVPDMSIVLKSAVVFGLFNCYIYAGLLAYGTFQIEPTPPTLITTILLFGTTGTALSTTTGAFINKYFGLTSIMHAIMIFYIVSFILVILAVIFSEEKEI from the coding sequence ATGATACAAAGTCCCATTAAAAACTCTACAACCCTATTAAAAAATAAAATACTTATAACTTTTATTTGCTACTTATGCTATTTTTACACTGCAAACGTTGTTTTGGTAACAGGTGCTGTAATGCAACCTTTATCAGAATACTTTGGTGATGCAAATATAGGATTTGCGTTCACATTTATTAATGTAGCTATGTGGTTTGCAATATTATTCATTGGTCTACTGATGAATAAGTTCTCAATTAAAAAACTTCTTATTGTGGCAGTTATAGTTGGTATTGCTTCTGCACTAATCACAAATATATCGCCTTCAATACTAACGTTAAAAATACTATTAACCTGTGTAGGTATTACTAGCGGGCTTTTTATGGCAATAGCAAGTTACCTAATTGTAAATATTTATAATCATCATAAAGTTAGAGCTATGAATGTCATTTTCACTGACTTTTTCTTTAGCTTTGGTGGGGCTCTAATTCCAATATTTTCTGCTTACCTAATTACGCAACATTTCCAGTGGTATACAATATATCTTATTTTACAAATTACTGCCGCTATCATCCTACTTTTAACTCTTTTAACAGATTTTTCTTTTGTTGCTAAAAATAAACAAGAAAGTTTAAAGCTCCATAAGCCAGGAGCTATGTTTAAAGAATGGAACTTCAGTTTATATTGCATTGCTTTTGGGGCTTTTTTATTTCTACTAGCTCAGCTAACTATGACTAGCTATGCCCAATCATATTTTCAAAATATACTAGGCTGGGGAGCTGTGGATGCTAACAAACCTCTTTCATATTTTTGGACTGCCCAATGTGTTGGATTATTTATAAGCCCTCTTGTGACAAGAATAATTCCTCTAAAATATATACTTCCAACCTTTATGTTAATTGGATTAATTGCTCTTTCTTGCATCTTATATGTTCCTGATATGAGCATTGTCTTGAAATCAGCAGTAGTATTTGGACTATTTAACTGCTATATTTATGCTGGTTTATTAGCATACGGTACATTCCAAATTGAACCAACACCTCCAACTTTAATTACTACTATACTTTTATTTGGAACTACAGGTACAGCTCTTTCAACAACAACAGGTGCTTTTATAAATAAATATTTTGGCTTGACTAGCATAATGCATGCCATCATGATCTTTTATATAGTCTCTTTTATTCTTGTTATACTTGCAGTTATTTTCTCAGAAGAAAAAGAGATCTAA
- the recD gene encoding exodeoxyribonuclease V subunit alpha, protein MYKTFKEASQSLDIRPVDFFFAKEVLEEIKVRYKIEQTSANILLHLLMKLMSEYGHGHSCIRLKEVADTTVFASDIADDEPKEGFKLPEHKQLLSVLTQLNYDNLPIYFTKDFDSLYIKKLCMYEKEIADFIKLKTVEKIKENRRIEEIVYELFESSDEIDWQKQAVIKSLSYDFSIISGGPGTGKTTTVAKLLLAMQIMECKQQKIALLAPTGKAAQRMTESLRKTLANTIPSGLTMESIMQENEIMNYTSTPLSDLVHNASSDNYLQNLEAQTIHRFLGLRPNSKFVKYGEKTKAPFDVIIVDEASMLDVNIFIKLIRAVGEDTKLILLGDVNQLPSVEAGSLLANFTTSIDGSISKFTAKLIKNYRSQQNINNLASDVLLGDVDIAKHQNENISFYDFKWLDKQLQVYADKYKELQLSESHKEALHQLNKFRVLVANKNLEIGTDRLNQKIEQLLGRAKDTIYKGKPIMITQNSYSLGLFNGDVGIIWPDNTGALRAYFDGKEDRAFSLNMLPQYESVYAMTIHKTQGLEFDEVAIILPPEDNEALTKQLLYTGITRAKTKLDVISAQKIFKTVIKKDLQRNSNIARLLS, encoded by the coding sequence ATGTATAAGACTTTTAAAGAAGCTAGCCAAAGTCTAGATATTAGACCAGTAGATTTTTTCTTTGCTAAAGAAGTGTTAGAAGAGATAAAAGTGAGATATAAAATAGAACAAACTTCAGCAAATATATTGTTACATTTGTTAATGAAGTTAATGTCAGAATATGGGCATGGTCATAGCTGTATAAGATTAAAAGAGGTTGCTGATACAACTGTTTTTGCTTCTGATATAGCAGATGATGAACCAAAGGAAGGTTTTAAACTACCAGAACATAAGCAACTATTAAGTGTATTAACACAACTAAATTATGATAATTTACCTATTTATTTTACTAAAGACTTCGATTCTTTATATATCAAAAAGTTATGCATGTATGAAAAAGAAATAGCGGATTTCATAAAGCTAAAGACTGTTGAAAAAATTAAAGAAAATAGACGCATTGAAGAGATTGTGTACGAACTATTTGAGTCAAGTGATGAAATTGATTGGCAAAAGCAAGCTGTTATTAAAAGTTTAAGTTATGATTTTAGCATTATTTCAGGTGGTCCTGGAACGGGAAAAACAACTACAGTAGCTAAGCTTCTATTAGCTATGCAAATAATGGAGTGTAAGCAACAAAAGATAGCTCTTCTAGCCCCAACTGGCAAAGCAGCTCAGAGAATGACAGAGTCTTTGAGAAAAACTTTAGCAAATACCATTCCGTCAGGCTTGACCATGGAATCTATAATGCAGGAAAATGAGATTATGAACTACACTTCGACTCCGCTCAGTGATCTAGTCCATAATGCTTCGTCGGATAACTATTTACAAAACCTAGAAGCACAAACAATTCATAGATTCTTAGGGCTAAGACCAAACTCAAAATTTGTTAAATATGGAGAGAAAACAAAAGCACCTTTTGATGTGATAATTGTTGATGAAGCATCGATGTTGGATGTTAATATTTTTATCAAGCTAATTAGAGCTGTTGGTGAAGATACAAAGCTAATCCTACTTGGTGATGTTAACCAGCTTCCTTCTGTAGAGGCAGGCAGTTTATTAGCTAACTTTACAACAAGTATAGATGGTAGTATTTCTAAGTTTACAGCTAAGCTTATTAAAAATTATCGTTCGCAACAAAATATTAATAATCTTGCTAGTGATGTTTTATTAGGAGATGTTGATATAGCCAAACACCAAAATGAAAATATCAGTTTTTATGATTTTAAATGGTTAGATAAACAACTGCAGGTTTATGCAGATAAATACAAAGAGTTACAATTATCAGAAAGCCATAAAGAAGCGTTACATCAACTTAATAAATTTAGAGTATTAGTAGCCAATAAAAACCTTGAAATAGGTACTGATAGATTAAATCAAAAAATTGAGCAGTTACTTGGTAGAGCAAAAGATACTATCTATAAAGGTAAGCCTATAATGATAACTCAAAATAGTTATTCATTAGGATTGTTTAATGGCGATGTGGGGATTATTTGGCCAGATAACACAGGGGCTCTAAGAGCGTATTTTGATGGTAAAGAAGATCGAGCATTTAGCTTAAATATGTTGCCACAATATGAGAGTGTTTATGCTATGACAATTCATAAAACACAAGGCTTGGAGTTTGATGAAGTAGCAATAATTTTACCGCCAGAAGATAATGAGGCTTTAACAAAACAACTTTTATATACTGGAATAACCAGAGCAAAAACAAAATTAGATGTTATATCTGCACAGAAAATTTTCAAAACAGTTATAAAAAAAGATCTGCAAAGAAACTCTAATATAGCTAGGTTATTATCGTAG
- a CDS encoding inositol monophosphatase family protein: MKPILNTTTTIARKAGKLILQAQNDLGSIKVSKKADNTTVTNVDVAVENFIIDNIKKSGFNDYFITEEAGQFGNKDSRFTWIIDPIDGTNNFVHGLPHCCISIAIKKDNDIVAGVIYNPFLDLMFSAYKGEGAQLNGQRIRVSQKTDLKDNLISASLKYSRKVFNDSYVAELLMLQKTISGYRYSGSIAMDMAYLAAGYLDGLWACGDVKIWDLAAGYIIMKEAGAIVTDIHGTNNLDSSLIIAGNKKIQPKLIKLLAKHIK, encoded by the coding sequence ATGAAGCCTATTCTAAATACTACTACAACGATCGCAAGAAAAGCAGGTAAACTAATACTACAAGCTCAAAATGATCTAGGATCAATTAAAGTCTCTAAAAAAGCGGACAATACTACTGTTACAAATGTCGACGTTGCGGTAGAAAATTTTATTATTGATAATATTAAAAAATCTGGATTCAATGACTATTTTATAACAGAAGAAGCTGGTCAGTTTGGTAATAAAGATAGCCGTTTCACTTGGATTATTGATCCTATTGATGGCACTAATAACTTTGTACACGGTTTACCACATTGCTGTATATCAATTGCAATAAAAAAAGATAATGATATCGTAGCTGGTGTTATTTATAATCCCTTCCTAGATCTAATGTTTAGTGCATATAAAGGAGAAGGAGCTCAACTAAATGGCCAAAGAATACGCGTATCACAAAAGACAGATCTAAAAGATAATCTAATTTCAGCATCTTTAAAATACTCTCGAAAAGTTTTCAACGATAGTTATGTTGCTGAACTTTTAATGTTACAAAAGACTATTTCTGGTTACAGATATTCAGGAAGTATTGCTATGGATATGGCATATCTTGCGGCTGGTTATTTGGATGGCTTATGGGCTTGTGGCGATGTAAAGATTTGGGATTTAGCTGCAGGATATATAATCATGAAAGAAGCTGGTGCTATTGTTACAGATATCCATGGCACTAATAATCTTGACTCTAGTCTAATTATTGCTGGTAACAAAAAGATTCAACCTAAACTTATTAAACTCTTAGCAAAGCATATTAAGTAA
- a CDS encoding GNAT family N-acetyltransferase, with the protein MILRGAYEKDFDQMIDVWEASVRATHDFLTEKDILSLRKLIRSEIFYLGDIDIKVFEKGNEILGFIGTANNNIEMLFIAPSYFGKGIGKYLLVHAIRDKKCTKVEVNEQNPRALNFYQKYGFVVKSRSEVDHQGNPFPILYLELNNA; encoded by the coding sequence ATGATACTTCGAGGAGCCTATGAAAAAGACTTTGACCAGATGATAGATGTATGGGAAGCATCAGTTCGAGCAACGCATGATTTCTTAACAGAAAAAGATATATTGAGCTTAAGGAAACTAATAAGATCTGAAATTTTTTATTTAGGTGATATTGATATAAAAGTATTTGAAAAGGGTAATGAAATACTTGGATTTATCGGTACAGCAAATAATAATATAGAAATGTTATTTATAGCTCCAAGCTATTTTGGCAAAGGAATTGGTAAATATTTACTTGTTCATGCTATTAGAGATAAGAAATGTACAAAAGTTGAGGTAAATGAGCAAAATCCTAGAGCATTAAATTTTTATCAGAAGTATGGCTTTGTGGTTAAGTCTCGATCAGAAGTAGATCATCAAGGCAATCCGTTCCCGATCCTATATTTAGAGTTAAATAATGCTTAG
- a CDS encoding DEAD/DEAH box helicase produces the protein MTFQDFKISLEIIQSLEDKNITTPANAQKLSFESIYNGKNVWLKSPTGSGKTLAYLLPIIEKLLQEKQSLTQVIFFTPTHELAIQISNFINETFSSIGVKSLALIGKVSIERQKEKLKKKPQIVVGSVGRILELVEIKKLKANHFKYCIIDEADRMLEDDSLKTLRKIIEKANNLQYILGSATIKNHALDVASNFIDDIELLDNSTEKETIVHSYIVAEGNRKNETLRSLIKAVTPAKTIVFLHKNNDVNFVTKKLNAAKINVGSLHGEQNKIDRANTIRKFKKGEIQVLVASDVAARGLDIDNVDFVVNYDIPTKYEDYQHRAGRTGRMGKKGNSVLIISQRELSYIEKLQKKIILKEGKLGFGEYNV, from the coding sequence ATGACATTTCAAGATTTTAAAATAAGTTTAGAGATAATCCAATCTTTAGAAGATAAAAATATTACAACACCAGCAAATGCCCAAAAACTAAGTTTTGAGAGTATTTATAATGGTAAAAATGTATGGTTAAAATCGCCAACAGGTAGTGGTAAAACTTTAGCTTATTTGTTACCAATTATTGAGAAACTCCTACAAGAAAAGCAATCTTTAACACAAGTGATATTTTTTACACCTACACATGAATTAGCTATACAAATTAGCAATTTTATAAATGAGACATTTTCTAGTATTGGAGTTAAATCGTTAGCTTTGATAGGTAAAGTATCTATAGAAAGACAAAAAGAAAAGCTAAAGAAAAAACCGCAAATAGTTGTAGGCTCAGTTGGTAGAATACTTGAGTTAGTAGAAATAAAAAAATTAAAAGCGAATCACTTCAAATATTGCATAATTGATGAAGCTGATAGAATGCTAGAGGATGATAGCTTAAAAACGCTTCGTAAAATCATCGAAAAAGCTAATAATCTACAATATATACTTGGCTCAGCAACTATCAAAAACCATGCATTAGATGTAGCTAGTAACTTTATAGATGATATTGAGCTTCTTGATAATTCTACTGAAAAAGAGACAATAGTTCACAGTTATATAGTTGCTGAAGGTAATCGTAAAAATGAAACACTAAGAAGCTTGATCAAGGCTGTAACACCAGCTAAAACTATAGTTTTTTTACATAAAAACAATGATGTTAATTTTGTGACCAAAAAGCTTAATGCTGCAAAAATAAATGTTGGTTCATTACATGGTGAGCAAAATAAGATTGATAGAGCAAATACTATTAGGAAATTCAAAAAAGGTGAAATTCAAGTTCTGGTAGCATCAGATGTTGCTGCAAGAGGTTTAGATATTGATAATGTAGATTTTGTAGTAAATTACGATATACCTACTAAATACGAAGATTATCAGCACAGAGCAGGTAGAACAGGACGTATGGGTAAGAAAGGTAACAGCGTGCTTATTATCAGTCAAAGAGAGCTATCATATATTGAAAAGCTCCAGAAGAAAATTATCCTTAAAGAAGGTAAGCTAGGTTTTGGCGAGTATAATGTTTAG
- a CDS encoding YeiH family protein, which produces MKKHFTQPMICGVLLVAVLAGIAYFIAKIPAISDLGISPLIIGIVLGMALTHTPASKLIHQWKDGVVFSAKKILRFAIIFYGFNLTFQLIASVGLAGLSVSIIMLVSTLLIGIFLGTRVFGLDRDSSILVASGSAVCGAAAVLATEGTLKSEPYKAAMAVGTVVLFGTTAMFLYPILMKAGLLGQMSDAQYGIFAGGSIHEVAQVVAAGSGVSAHAEEIAVTVKMIRVMMLAPMLIVIGIWLAKSAASATGKAGTSPEKGSIKKIIPWFAIGFIVVAGFNSLDLVPVEAVNHIRVADQFLLAMAMTALGLETHVSKFIQAGIKPLLLALILFAWLFFGGLAITYGITSII; this is translated from the coding sequence ATGAAAAAACATTTTACTCAACCAATGATTTGTGGTGTGCTTTTAGTGGCTGTTCTTGCTGGCATAGCATACTTCATTGCTAAGATCCCTGCCATTTCAGATTTAGGAATTAGTCCATTAATCATAGGTATTGTTCTTGGTATGGCTTTAACTCATACCCCTGCTAGCAAACTAATCCATCAGTGGAAAGATGGTGTAGTGTTCAGTGCTAAGAAAATACTTAGATTCGCTATAATTTTTTATGGTTTTAACTTAACATTCCAATTAATTGCTTCTGTAGGCTTAGCTGGCTTATCTGTATCTATAATTATGCTAGTTTCTACTTTATTAATTGGTATATTTTTAGGAACCAGGGTCTTTGGCTTAGATAGAGATAGCTCTATTTTAGTAGCATCTGGTAGTGCTGTATGTGGTGCAGCTGCCGTTCTTGCAACTGAAGGTACTCTAAAGTCTGAACCATACAAAGCTGCTATGGCTGTAGGCACTGTTGTATTATTTGGTACTACTGCGATGTTTTTATACCCAATCTTGATGAAAGCTGGTCTTCTTGGTCAAATGAGCGATGCTCAATATGGTATATTTGCTGGCGGCTCGATTCATGAAGTAGCACAAGTGGTTGCAGCTGGTAGTGGTGTAAGCGCACATGCTGAAGAAATTGCTGTAACAGTTAAGATGATTCGTGTAATGATGCTTGCTCCAATGCTAATTGTAATTGGTATTTGGTTAGCAAAATCTGCGGCATCTGCAACAGGAAAAGCAGGTACCTCTCCAGAAAAAGGCTCTATCAAGAAAATTATCCCATGGTTTGCTATAGGATTTATCGTAGTAGCAGGATTTAATTCATTAGATTTAGTGCCTGTAGAAGCAGTTAATCACATTAGAGTAGCTGACCAATTCTTATTAGCTATGGCTATGACAGCTCTTGGTTTAGAAACTCATGTATCTAAGTTTATTCAAGCAGGTATTAAACCTCTGCTGCTTGCATTAATTTTATTTGCATGGTTATTCTTTGGTGGCCTAGCTATTACCTATGGAATAACTAGCATAATCTAA
- the rsmB gene encoding 16S rRNA (cytosine(967)-C(5))-methyltransferase RsmB, with protein MNTRALAAKSILDILEKKYSLLTLDSKLCKLNISDQDKSFVKLLCYEFFRNFYSLKKIIDSLISKKTKFKAKVLIMLGALQIFEINQPLYASINETVSACKSLKILWAKKLVNGVLREISRDIDLLTQNYNNYKKIDMPNWLVDMLKKQYHDNYFDIIKASNSKANMFIRLNESKDTKVVLDYFEKNQIVYADTELKNCLKLDKAIDVKSNKLFQQGYFTIQDLSAQYMGHIIKPSNNDKILDACAAPGGKTTQVLELAPKAQITAIDVIDKRLELLKDNVNRISPNKSIDILKHDLTEAFTGKFDKIILDAPCSALGTIKRNPDIKILRTVKDIEDIQALQNKILQNLWNNNLEGNGYLLYITCSILKQENQDQIKSFIEKNQNAEIAKIEILKKYKIDIGYQIPPSINKGDGFYYCLLKKVSYP; from the coding sequence ATGAATACCAGAGCTCTAGCAGCTAAATCTATTTTAGATATTCTCGAAAAGAAATATTCTCTTCTAACCTTAGATTCTAAACTCTGTAAGCTTAATATTTCGGATCAAGATAAATCTTTTGTTAAACTATTATGTTATGAATTTTTTAGGAATTTTTATTCACTAAAAAAAATAATTGATAGCTTAATTTCCAAAAAAACAAAATTCAAAGCTAAAGTTTTAATAATGCTTGGTGCTTTACAAATTTTTGAGATAAACCAGCCTTTATATGCAAGTATTAATGAAACTGTTTCAGCTTGTAAAAGTCTAAAAATACTTTGGGCGAAAAAATTAGTAAATGGAGTACTTAGAGAAATTTCTAGAGATATCGATTTATTAACACAAAACTATAACAATTATAAAAAAATTGATATGCCTAACTGGCTTGTTGATATGCTAAAAAAACAATATCACGACAATTACTTTGATATTATAAAAGCTAGCAATTCAAAAGCTAATATGTTCATTCGTCTCAATGAATCTAAAGATACCAAAGTTGTTTTAGATTATTTTGAAAAAAACCAGATAGTCTATGCAGATACAGAATTAAAAAATTGTTTGAAACTTGACAAAGCCATTGATGTAAAGAGTAATAAACTATTTCAACAAGGTTACTTCACTATTCAGGATTTATCAGCTCAATATATGGGACACATTATAAAACCAAGTAATAATGATAAAATCCTAGATGCTTGTGCTGCCCCAGGTGGTAAAACAACTCAAGTTCTAGAGTTGGCTCCAAAAGCACAAATTACAGCTATTGATGTAATTGATAAAAGACTAGAACTACTTAAAGATAATGTAAATAGAATATCTCCGAATAAATCAATAGATATTTTAAAACATGATTTAACCGAAGCTTTTACTGGAAAGTTTGATAAAATTATTTTAGATGCTCCCTGTTCAGCTCTTGGTACAATTAAAAGAAACCCTGATATAAAAATTTTAAGAACAGTTAAAGATATTGAAGATATCCAAGCTTTGCAAAATAAAATACTACAAAACCTTTGGAATAATAACCTTGAAGGTAATGGTTACCTTTTATACATCACTTGCTCAATTTTAAAACAAGAGAATCAAGATCAAATTAAATCCTTTATTGAGAAAAATCAAAACGCTGAAATAGCTAAAATAGAGATCCTAAAAAAATATAAAATAGATATTGGATATCAAATCCCACCTTCTATAAATAAAGGTGACGGATTCTATTATTGTCTACTTAAAAAGGTGTCTTACCCTTAG
- the ligA gene encoding NAD-dependent DNA ligase LigA: MNPKHFLNKDYTALELNDLQVEITKLADYLNEQSYLYHTLDKPVIADSDYDLLFKKLQDLVDANPQFKPANSVLDRVGGEVLAGFETIKHKKKMTSLANVFSIEELRDFYDKIEYDIELECEPKMDGLAISIFYKNGELDYAVTRGDGIQGEKVTENVKTIRNIPLKLNTQNPPQELEVRGEIILDKKSFLALNEYMQTNENKTFANPRNAAAGSIRMLDSKVVAKRPLKLYSYGIGYFSQDFVYPESQFDLMNLLKEFGFTISDNMFLAKTFDDVEAYHSKMSHHRADLAYDIDGLVFKVNNIKLQDTIGYTARGPKWAIAYKFPAEEVESEVLNIEFQVGRTGAVTPVARLKPIAVGGVIVSNATLHNINEIMRKDIRIGDRVIVRRAGDVIPEVVKSLKQYRNTDLPVVQMPTNCPVCDSPIENINDQAIYRCTGGWHCQAQTTERLKHFVSRKAMDTDKLGAKLIEQLVAANLIKYPADIYKLNFEQLINLERMGAKSSQNVLDSIVKSKTPSLARFIFSIGIKDIGEVSSEALANHFGSLDSFRQAKFEELIEINDIGEIMANNIVSFWQDDLNIQIVEDLLAVGIEIQNPEKVEQAHHDSFTDKTVVITGTFDQFNRTELTQLLKSLGAKVTSSVSKKTDIVICGDNAGSKLTKAQDLGVEVILEEDLKELL, translated from the coding sequence ATGAATCCAAAGCATTTTTTAAATAAAGATTATACAGCTTTAGAACTTAATGATTTACAAGTTGAGATAACTAAATTAGCAGACTATCTTAATGAGCAAAGTTATCTATACCATACTTTAGATAAGCCAGTAATAGCTGATTCGGATTATGATTTATTATTCAAAAAACTTCAAGATTTGGTAGATGCTAATCCACAATTTAAACCAGCAAACTCAGTGTTGGATAGGGTCGGTGGAGAAGTTTTAGCTGGTTTTGAGACTATCAAGCATAAAAAGAAAATGACCTCATTAGCTAATGTATTTAGCATAGAGGAACTTAGAGATTTTTACGATAAAATTGAATATGATATTGAACTTGAATGTGAACCAAAGATGGATGGTCTTGCAATTAGCATTTTTTATAAAAATGGTGAGTTAGATTATGCTGTTACAAGAGGTGATGGTATTCAAGGTGAAAAGGTTACAGAAAATGTTAAAACTATACGTAATATTCCGCTCAAGCTAAACACTCAAAATCCACCACAAGAGCTAGAAGTTCGTGGGGAAATTATTTTAGATAAAAAAAGTTTTCTTGCTCTAAATGAGTATATGCAAACTAATGAAAATAAAACTTTTGCAAATCCTCGTAATGCAGCAGCAGGTAGTATTCGTATGCTAGATTCAAAGGTTGTAGCTAAGCGACCTTTGAAATTATATAGCTATGGTATTGGCTATTTTTCACAAGATTTTGTTTATCCAGAATCCCAGTTTGATTTGATGAATTTACTAAAAGAGTTTGGCTTTACAATTAGTGATAATATGTTTTTAGCAAAAACGTTTGATGATGTTGAAGCATATCATAGCAAGATGTCTCACCATCGTGCTGATTTAGCCTATGATATCGATGGCTTAGTTTTTAAGGTTAATAATATCAAGCTTCAAGATACTATTGGTTATACAGCAAGAGGGCCTAAGTGGGCTATAGCATATAAGTTTCCAGCCGAAGAAGTTGAGTCAGAAGTTTTAAATATTGAGTTCCAAGTTGGTAGAACAGGAGCAGTCACTCCTGTTGCTAGACTTAAGCCTATCGCAGTTGGAGGTGTTATAGTTTCAAATGCTACATTGCATAATATTAATGAAATCATGCGAAAAGATATTCGTATAGGTGATAGAGTGATTGTACGAAGAGCTGGTGATGTGATTCCAGAAGTAGTTAAAAGCTTAAAACAGTATCGTAATACAGATTTACCAGTAGTCCAAATGCCAACAAACTGTCCAGTATGCGACTCTCCTATTGAAAATATCAATGACCAAGCTATATACCGATGTACAGGAGGTTGGCATTGTCAGGCACAAACTACTGAGCGACTGAAGCACTTTGTCTCGCGTAAGGCTATGGATACTGATAAGTTAGGAGCTAAACTGATTGAGCAGTTGGTTGCAGCTAATTTAATTAAATACCCAGCTGATATTTATAAGCTTAATTTTGAGCAGCTAATTAATCTTGAGAGAATGGGGGCTAAATCATCGCAGAATGTTTTAGATTCAATAGTTAAAAGTAAAACTCCGAGTTTAGCTAGGTTTATATTTTCTATTGGTATTAAGGATATTGGAGAGGTTTCATCAGAAGCTTTAGCAAATCATTTTGGTAGTTTAGATAGTTTTCGACAAGCCAAGTTTGAGGAACTTATTGAGATTAATGATATTGGTGAGATTATGGCAAATAATATAGTCTCTTTTTGGCAAGATGATTTAAATATTCAGATAGTTGAAGATCTTTTAGCAGTAGGTATTGAAATTCAAAATCCTGAGAAAGTTGAGCAAGCACATCATGACAGTTTCACAGATAAGACTGTAGTTATTACAGGAACTTTTGATCAGTTTAACCGTACAGAGCTCACACAACTTCTAAAATCACTAGGAGCAAAAGTTACATCAAGCGTTTCTAAAAAAACAGATATAGTAATTTGTGGCGATAATGCTGGTAGTAAACTTACAAAGGCGCAAGACCTAGGTGTAGAAGTCATTTTAGAAGAAGATTTAAAGGAGCTATTATAA